In Fusobacterium sp., a single genomic region encodes these proteins:
- a CDS encoding rod shape-determining protein, whose translation MRLFPNFRLNRSIGIDLGTANTLVYSKKHKKIVLNEPSVVAVERESRKVLAVGNEAKEMLGKTPDTIVAVKPLSEGVIADYDITEAMIKYFIKKVFGSYSFIMPEIMICVPIDVTGVEKRAVLEAAISAGAKRAYLIEEARAAALGSGLDISVPEGNMIIDIGGGSTDVAVISLGGTVVSKTIRTAGNNFDNDIIKYVKKTHNLLIGDKTAEEIKIRIGTALPLEEEEKMTIKGRDLIIGLPKTVEITSEEVREAINDSLMEVVDCVKYVLERTPPELAADIVDKGIVMAGGGSLIRNFPEMIAKFTNLNVKLADNPLESVVKGAGLALDQLNILRKIEKAER comes from the coding sequence ATGAGATTATTCCCAAATTTTAGGTTGAACAGAAGTATAGGAATAGATTTAGGAACAGCAAATACGTTGGTTTATAGTAAAAAACACAAAAAAATAGTTTTAAATGAACCATCAGTAGTAGCAGTGGAAAGAGAGAGCAGAAAAGTACTGGCAGTAGGAAATGAAGCTAAAGAAATGCTTGGAAAAACTCCAGATACTATTGTAGCTGTAAAACCTCTTAGTGAAGGAGTTATAGCAGATTATGATATTACTGAGGCTATGATAAAATATTTTATAAAAAAAGTTTTTGGTTCATATAGCTTTATTATGCCTGAAATTATGATATGTGTTCCTATTGATGTAACAGGCGTAGAAAAGAGAGCGGTACTTGAGGCAGCAATATCTGCTGGAGCAAAGAGAGCATATCTAATAGAAGAGGCAAGAGCAGCAGCTCTTGGATCAGGACTTGATATATCTGTACCAGAAGGAAATATGATAATAGATATTGGTGGAGGGTCTACTGATGTGGCTGTTATTTCTTTAGGAGGAACAGTAGTAAGTAAAACAATAAGGACAGCTGGAAATAATTTTGATAATGATATTATCAAATATGTAAAGAAAACTCACAATCTTCTTATAGGAGATAAGACAGCTGAAGAGATAAAAATAAGAATAGGAACAGCTTTACCTTTGGAAGAAGAAGAAAAAATGACTATTAAAGGTAGAGATCTGATTATAGGACTTCCTAAAACAGTTGAAATAACTTCAGAAGAAGTAAGAGAAGCTATAAATGATTCCCTTATGGAAGTCGTAGACTGTGTAAAATATGTTCTTGAAAGAACTCCGCCTGAACTTGCAGCCGATATAGTTGATAAAGGAATAGTTATGGCTGGAGGAGGTTCTCTTATCAGAAATTTCCCAGAAATGATAGCTAAATTTACCAACCTTAATGTAAAACTTGCTGATAATCCGCTTGAAAGTGTAGTAAAAGGTGCTGGGTTGGCTCTTGATCAGTTGAATATTCTTAGAAAAATAGAGAAGGCTGAAAGATAA
- a CDS encoding ribonuclease III domain-containing protein, with amino-acid sequence MEHVDLKETSGVVLAYLGDAVWELCIRKYWINKGLNLQNLNKRVKECVNAKKQSVLYKEIVLQLEEKYQMLGNRAKNGNIKTFPKSCSILEYKEATAFEALIAGFYIDGREDLIELAIKKCIEGEKR; translated from the coding sequence ATGGAACATGTAGATTTAAAAGAAACAAGTGGAGTAGTACTGGCATACCTTGGAGATGCTGTCTGGGAACTCTGTATAAGAAAATATTGGATAAATAAGGGACTGAATCTCCAGAATCTCAATAAAAGAGTTAAGGAGTGTGTCAATGCCAAAAAACAGAGTGTATTGTACAAGGAAATAGTTCTTCAATTAGAGGAAAAATATCAAATGCTAGGTAATAGAGCAAAAAATGGAAATATAAAGACATTTCCTAAATCATGCTCAATTTTAGAATATAAAGAAGCAACAGCTTTTGAAGCACTTATAGCTGGATTTTATATTGATGGAAGAGAAGATTTGATTGAATTAGCAATAAAAAAATGTATAGAGGGTGAAAAGAGATGA
- the cysS gene encoding cysteine--tRNA ligase: protein MIKIYNTLSGKIDEFKPVKEGEVSMYVCGPTVYNYIHIGNARPAIFFDTVRRYFEYRGYKVKYVQNFTDVDDKMIRRANEEGVSLKDIAEKYIKAYFEDTSKVNLKEAGMIRPKATEHIGDMIEIIQNLIEKGYAYEAEGDVYFNVEKYKEGYGALSKQNVDDLKSGARIEVSDIKKSPVDFALWKVAKEEEPNWDSPWGKGRPGWHIECSAMSHKYLGDTFDIHGGGQDLIFPHHENEIAQSKCSCGGEFARYWMHNGYININGEKMSKSGTFMLLRQVLEQFEGRVIRLFILGAHYRKPMDFSNYELNQAKSSLERIENALLRGKNALAVDTKEGGADCTELAEVLKSSSEKFITAMDDDFNTAQGLGAIFELIKELNKALEGDKLSAKGKETVEKTIDYVVNIMQEVLGVILKLDNEVGNLTSELVEFILELRREARADKNWAMSDKIRDRLAEMGIKIKDGKDTTTWNM, encoded by the coding sequence ATGATAAAAATATATAACACCCTCAGTGGAAAAATTGACGAATTCAAACCTGTAAAAGAAGGAGAAGTCTCAATGTACGTCTGTGGACCTACTGTATATAATTATATTCACATAGGAAATGCAAGACCAGCTATATTCTTTGATACAGTGAGAAGATATTTTGAATATAGAGGATATAAGGTAAAATATGTACAAAACTTTACAGATGTAGATGATAAAATGATAAGAAGAGCCAATGAAGAAGGAGTTTCTCTTAAGGATATAGCTGAAAAATACATAAAGGCATATTTTGAGGATACTTCAAAAGTAAACCTTAAAGAAGCTGGAATGATAAGACCTAAGGCAACTGAACATATTGGAGATATGATAGAAATAATTCAGAATCTTATAGAAAAAGGATATGCTTATGAAGCAGAAGGAGATGTGTACTTCAATGTAGAAAAGTATAAAGAGGGATATGGAGCTCTTTCTAAACAAAATGTGGATGACCTTAAAAGTGGTGCAAGAATAGAAGTTTCTGATATAAAAAAATCTCCTGTAGATTTTGCTCTTTGGAAAGTTGCAAAAGAAGAAGAACCAAATTGGGATTCTCCTTGGGGTAAGGGAAGACCAGGTTGGCATATTGAGTGTTCAGCAATGTCACATAAATATTTAGGGGATACATTTGATATACATGGTGGAGGACAGGATTTGATATTCCCACATCATGAAAATGAAATAGCACAATCTAAATGTTCTTGTGGAGGAGAATTTGCTAGATACTGGATGCACAATGGATATATTAATATCAATGGTGAAAAAATGTCTAAATCAGGAACATTTATGCTTCTTAGACAAGTACTGGAACAATTTGAAGGAAGAGTAATAAGATTATTTATACTTGGAGCTCATTATAGAAAACCAATGGATTTTTCTAACTATGAGTTAAATCAGGCAAAGTCATCATTAGAAAGAATAGAAAATGCTCTGCTGAGAGGTAAAAATGCATTAGCAGTTGATACAAAAGAAGGTGGAGCAGATTGTACTGAACTTGCAGAAGTACTTAAATCATCAAGTGAAAAATTTATAACTGCTATGGATGATGACTTCAATACAGCACAAGGTCTTGGAGCTATATTTGAGCTTATTAAAGAATTAAATAAAGCTCTTGAAGGAGATAAACTAAGTGCAAAAGGAAAAGAAACTGTAGAAAAAACTATAGACTATGTAGTTAATATAATGCAGGAAGTTTTGGGTGTTATACTTAAGCTTGATAATGAAGTTGGAAATCTGACTTCTGAGCTTGTTGAATTTATTCTTGAACTAAGAAGGGAAGCAAGAGCTGACAAAAACTGGGCTATGTCTGATAAAATTAGAGATAGACTGGCAGAAATGGGTATAAAAATCAAAGATGGAAAGGATACAACTACATGGAACATGTAG
- a CDS encoding nitrilase-related carbon-nitrogen hydrolase: MNIRIEQMKPVLGDTEKNLLKMVELIEKGIKAGDDIIIFPELALNGYMLEDIVFETAMKNVPDILLEKSNEISIIFGMAEMGEEEYPYNTAYYLEDGKIIHKHRKVYLPDYGMFFEGRYFGNGEKIRAFDTKFGRMGMLICEDAWHQSAHYILSQDGAKYIFSIANAPARLGVNKSSVSSTWKTLLKSSSISNGVFNIMTNRSGVEDGVTFFGNSVIIDPCGEVVKEAGYFKEETLCCSVDSCCIRRARISAPVFKAEKIDLTVRELKRIQKNRFE; encoded by the coding sequence ATGAATATTCGTATAGAACAAATGAAACCTGTATTGGGAGATACAGAAAAGAATTTATTGAAAATGGTAGAGTTAATTGAAAAAGGTATAAAAGCAGGAGATGATATTATAATTTTTCCTGAACTGGCATTAAATGGATATATGCTGGAAGATATAGTTTTTGAAACTGCTATGAAGAATGTTCCAGATATATTGTTGGAAAAAAGTAATGAGATAAGTATAATATTTGGTATGGCAGAGATGGGAGAAGAGGAATATCCCTATAATACAGCCTACTATCTTGAAGATGGGAAAATTATACACAAACATAGAAAAGTATATCTTCCTGATTATGGAATGTTTTTTGAAGGAAGATATTTTGGAAATGGAGAAAAAATAAGAGCATTTGATACAAAATTTGGAAGAATGGGAATGCTTATATGTGAAGATGCATGGCATCAATCAGCTCATTATATTCTTTCACAAGATGGGGCTAAGTACATATTTTCTATAGCTAATGCTCCAGCAAGACTAGGAGTAAATAAATCCTCAGTATCATCAACATGGAAAACTTTATTAAAAAGCAGTTCTATATCTAACGGAGTATTTAATATAATGACTAACAGATCAGGAGTAGAAGATGGAGTGACATTTTTTGGAAACTCTGTGATAATAGATCCATGTGGTGAAGTGGTAAAAGAAGCTGGTTACTTTAAAGAGGAGACTTTATGTTGTTCTGTTGATTCCTGTTGTATAAGAAGGGCTAGAATAAGTGCTCCTGTATTTAAAGCAGAAAAAATAGACTTAACTGTCAGAGAATTAAAAAGAATACAAAAAAATAGATTTGAATAA
- the ispD gene encoding 2-C-methyl-D-erythritol 4-phosphate cytidylyltransferase, with the protein MYSSDSEIEKKKITLILAAAGIGKRIGLDYPKQFFEYNGKPLFIFPLETAEKSSLIDEIIIVTNENNIDLVKKQCNKYSIKKVKKVLAGGKERQDSIYNALKEDEGSTYILVQDGVRPFMKEKYIEMTCAALDNDKTLAGAVIGVAVKDTIKVVGLDGEILATPNRAGLIAVHTPQTFRGDILKKAYKIAEDEKFLGTDDSSLVERAGEKVKIIIGDYDNIKITTLEDLLSLK; encoded by the coding sequence ATGTACAGTAGTGACTCTGAAATAGAAAAAAAGAAAATAACTCTTATATTGGCTGCTGCTGGAATTGGAAAAAGGATTGGATTGGATTATCCAAAACAGTTTTTTGAGTATAATGGAAAACCACTGTTTATTTTTCCTTTGGAGACAGCAGAAAAATCTTCTTTAATAGACGAAATAATTATTGTAACTAATGAAAATAATATTGACTTAGTAAAAAAACAATGCAATAAATATAGTATAAAAAAAGTTAAAAAAGTTCTTGCTGGTGGAAAAGAGAGACAAGACTCCATTTATAATGCTTTAAAAGAAGATGAAGGAAGCACTTATATATTAGTACAAGATGGAGTGAGACCTTTTATGAAAGAAAAATATATAGAAATGACTTGTGCAGCACTTGATAATGATAAAACACTTGCTGGAGCAGTAATAGGAGTAGCTGTAAAGGATACAATAAAGGTAGTAGGATTAGATGGAGAAATACTTGCTACTCCAAATAGAGCAGGGCTTATAGCTGTTCATACACCACAGACATTTAGAGGTGATATACTAAAGAAGGCATATAAAATAGCAGAAGATGAAAAATTTCTTGGAACAGATGATTCTTCTCTTGTAGAGAGAGCAGGAGAAAAAGTAAAAATTATTATAGGAGATTACGATAATATAAAGATAACTACATTAGAAGATTTGTTATCTCTTAAATAG
- a CDS encoding endonuclease MutS2 has product MNRHSYTVLEFDKLREEISNYSAIEENHYKILGLEPFKDFSSLNRDLDILRDFTDFLKFDGGLETAGMKDICKMTKKSQLIGTYLDVEDLWDINHNLRLFRVFKNRLDDLNKYRDLRDKFNDVPILRGVEDIINKAIDNNKEIKDDASLDLRDIRIHKKTLAMNIKRKFDELFNEPQFAKVFQEKIITERDGRSVVPVKADFKGQIKGIEHDRSSSGQTVFIEPLSIVALNNKNRELEIREKEEIRKILLRITDYIRNSKDDIDRVGEAVITLDILNARAMYGIEKKCIVPNINNREILTLVEARHPFIPVSSVVPLTFEIGRDYNTLLITGPNTGGKTVALKTAGLLTLMALSGIPIPAHEHSSIGFFTGVYADIGDEQSIEQSLSSFSAHLKNVQEILENVTRASLVLLDELGSGTDPAEGSAFAMAVIDYLKDKKCKSIITTHYSEVKAHGYNEEGIETASMEFNVETLSPTYRLLIGIPGESNALTIARRLGVSEEVINKAKSYISDDNKKIEKMISNIKDKADELDIMKKQVEFLKEAAQRDKEAFEEKLRVLEKEKNDILKEAYEKADKMMKEMQSKAAALVEKIQKEDNKKEDIKNVQKSLNMLRSALQDDKSKTVAEKPKVARKVDFKVGERVFVNSLNQFANVLKINTSKETVQVQAGILKLEVSLDDVKVVEEKKQKVYNSFSHKKTAVRSEIDLRGKMVDEAVYELETYLDRAVMNSYNEVYVIHGKGTGALREGILNYLKKCPYVKEYRIGGHGEGGLGCTVVTLK; this is encoded by the coding sequence ATGAATAGACATAGTTATACAGTTTTGGAATTTGATAAATTAAGAGAAGAAATTTCAAATTATAGTGCTATAGAAGAGAACCATTATAAAATATTGGGGCTTGAACCTTTCAAAGATTTTAGCTCTTTAAATAGAGATCTGGATATATTGAGAGACTTTACAGATTTTTTGAAATTTGATGGTGGATTGGAAACTGCTGGGATGAAAGATATTTGTAAAATGACAAAAAAATCACAGTTGATAGGAACATATTTAGATGTGGAAGATTTATGGGATATCAATCATAATTTAAGACTTTTCAGAGTATTTAAAAATAGGCTGGATGATCTGAATAAGTATAGAGATTTAAGAGATAAATTTAATGATGTGCCTATTTTAAGAGGAGTAGAAGATATTATTAATAAAGCTATTGATAATAATAAAGAGATTAAAGATGATGCTTCTCTTGATTTAAGAGATATCAGAATACATAAAAAAACTCTTGCAATGAACATCAAAAGAAAATTTGATGAGCTTTTCAATGAACCTCAATTTGCCAAAGTATTTCAGGAAAAAATAATTACTGAAAGAGATGGAAGAAGTGTAGTTCCTGTGAAAGCAGACTTTAAAGGACAGATAAAAGGAATTGAACATGATAGATCATCAAGTGGACAGACAGTATTTATTGAACCTTTGTCAATAGTAGCTCTAAATAATAAGAATAGAGAATTAGAGATAAGAGAAAAAGAAGAAATAAGAAAAATACTCCTTAGAATAACTGATTATATAAGAAACAGCAAAGATGACATAGATAGAGTAGGAGAAGCTGTTATTACTCTGGATATACTCAATGCCAGAGCTATGTATGGGATAGAAAAAAAGTGTATAGTACCTAATATAAATAACAGAGAAATTTTAACTTTAGTAGAGGCAAGACATCCATTTATACCCGTTTCATCAGTTGTTCCTCTTACATTTGAAATAGGAAGGGATTATAATACTCTTCTTATTACAGGGCCAAATACAGGTGGAAAAACAGTTGCGTTGAAAACAGCTGGACTTTTGACATTGATGGCTTTAAGCGGAATACCTATTCCAGCACATGAACATTCAAGTATTGGATTTTTTACAGGAGTTTATGCTGACATAGGTGATGAACAGAGTATAGAACAGTCATTATCTTCATTCTCTGCTCATTTAAAAAATGTTCAGGAGATACTTGAAAATGTTACAAGAGCTTCTCTAGTATTGTTGGATGAATTAGGATCAGGAACAGACCCTGCTGAAGGGTCAGCTTTTGCTATGGCGGTTATAGATTATCTGAAAGATAAAAAATGTAAATCAATAATAACTACCCATTACAGCGAAGTTAAAGCTCATGGATATAATGAAGAGGGAATAGAAACAGCATCAATGGAATTCAATGTAGAGACTCTTTCTCCTACATATAGACTTTTAATAGGGATTCCAGGAGAAAGTAATGCACTTACTATTGCCAGAAGACTTGGAGTATCTGAAGAGGTAATCAACAAGGCAAAAAGCTATATAAGTGATGATAATAAAAAAATAGAAAAAATGATAAGCAATATTAAAGATAAAGCTGATGAACTTGATATTATGAAAAAACAGGTAGAATTTCTGAAAGAAGCTGCTCAAAGAGATAAAGAGGCTTTTGAAGAAAAACTCAGAGTTTTGGAAAAAGAAAAAAATGACATATTGAAAGAAGCCTATGAAAAAGCAGATAAAATGATGAAAGAGATGCAGTCTAAAGCAGCAGCCTTAGTAGAGAAAATACAAAAAGAAGATAACAAAAAAGAAGACATTAAAAATGTTCAAAAAAGTTTGAATATGCTTAGATCTGCTCTACAAGATGATAAAAGTAAGACTGTTGCAGAAAAACCAAAAGTTGCAAGAAAAGTTGATTTTAAAGTTGGAGAAAGAGTATTTGTTAACAGTCTTAATCAGTTTGCAAATGTACTTAAGATAAATACTTCTAAAGAGACAGTACAGGTACAGGCAGGAATACTAAAATTGGAAGTATCATTGGATGATGTAAAAGTAGTAGAAGAAAAGAAACAGAAAGTGTATAATTCATTTTCACACAAGAAAACAGCTGTAAGAAGCGAAATAGATTTAAGAGGGAAAATGGTAGATGAGGCAGTTTATGAACTTGAAACATATCTGGATAGAGCTGTTATGAACTCATATAATGAAGTTTATGTAATACATGGAAAAGGTACTGGAGCACTTAGAGAGGGGATACTTAATTACCTGAAAAAATGTCCTTATGTAAAGGAATATAGAATTGGAGGACATGGAGAGGGAGGATTAGGATGTACAGTAGTGACTCTGAAATAG
- the rpmB gene encoding 50S ribosomal protein L28, whose translation MQRCEITGTGIISGNQISHSHRLTRRVWKPNLQVTTIVVNGSPVKVKVCSRTLKTLRGASEVEVMNILKSNASTLSARLAKFLSK comes from the coding sequence ATGCAAAGATGTGAAATCACAGGAACTGGAATTATCAGTGGTAACCAAATTTCTCACTCTCATAGACTTACTAGAAGAGTATGGAAACCAAATTTACAAGTTACTACTATCGTTGTAAACGGATCTCCAGTTAAAGTTAAAGTTTGTTCAAGAACTTTAAAAACTTTAAGAGGTGCCAGCGAAGTTGAAGTAATGAATATTTTAAAATCTAATGCTTCTACTTTAAGTGCTAGACTTGCTAAATTCTTAAGCAAATAG
- a CDS encoding effector binding domain-containing protein has product MDWIFYLQNAIDYIEDNILETIDYNDVAEHIGFSNFHFHRTFALLTGITANEYIKKRRLSMAGEELSMSNAKIIDIAFKYGYETPESFSKAFSRFHGFNPSEAKKSGTSLKKFSRFSIKVKIEGGKIMDYKIEEKGIMRFLTASKSFLNEIINEKENRDISNFWTECFNNGTIDTLKKNSIDKGFYGVCLPVSKECDSFKYGIGVINNDTNNTAEGFEIWTVNPSMWAVFKCIGSDGQCISDMWERIFSEFLPTSPYKMTEQADLEYYYENDENIFCELWIPVERK; this is encoded by the coding sequence ATGGATTGGATATTTTATCTGCAAAATGCTATTGATTATATAGAAGACAATATTCTTGAAACCATTGATTACAATGATGTAGCTGAGCATATTGGTTTTTCTAATTTTCATTTTCACAGAACTTTTGCACTTCTTACAGGAATAACAGCAAATGAGTATATCAAAAAAAGAAGATTATCCATGGCTGGAGAAGAGCTTTCTATGTCTAATGCTAAAATTATTGATATTGCATTTAAATATGGGTATGAAACTCCAGAAAGTTTTTCAAAAGCATTCAGTCGTTTTCATGGCTTCAATCCAAGTGAAGCTAAAAAATCTGGAACATCTCTAAAGAAATTCTCTCGTTTTTCTATTAAAGTAAAAATTGAAGGAGGAAAAATTATGGATTACAAGATTGAAGAAAAAGGTATAATGAGATTTTTAACTGCATCTAAAAGCTTTTTAAATGAGATAATAAATGAGAAAGAAAATAGAGATATTTCTAATTTCTGGACTGAATGTTTTAACAATGGAACTATTGATACTCTTAAAAAAAATTCGATTGATAAAGGTTTTTATGGAGTGTGCCTTCCTGTATCTAAAGAATGCGACAGCTTTAAATATGGTATTGGAGTAATCAACAATGATACTAACAACACAGCAGAAGGATTTGAAATCTGGACAGTCAATCCATCTATGTGGGCTGTTTTTAAATGTATTGGCAGTGATGGGCAATGTATATCTGATATGTGGGAGAGAATATTCAGTGAGTTTTTACCCACTTCTCCCTATAAAATGACTGAACAAGCAGACTTAGAATATTACTATGAAAATGATGAAAATATATTTTGTGAACTATGGATACCTGTTGAAAGAAAATAA
- the brnQ gene encoding branched-chain amino acid transport system II carrier protein → MDSKVIKKGIIVGFALFSTFFGAGNLIFPPGIGFASGTAWMSGAFGLFCSGILLPVIAVIAVNNSGGNVKNVLNPIAPWFYNFFYLIMVLMIAMTSTMPKLAATTHEMGIKALTDKVPISVTIFVFFIIVFFIARDANSVVDKIGKYLTPVLLIALLIIVVAAVIKPIGTPIPAGIKKPFVDALITGYNTGDLTLGLMCAALFFNALKDGEIKKEQVNIGIYITALVAIVGLTVIYIGLLYLGATGHEFVTSDMSMATMLIVLVEQLLGKAGSGVLAIIVMLACLTTGVGIATIAGEFVEEFTRGKIKYSKWLIVVCIVGGALGILGVNRIVGYASFMFAVIYPICIIITFLGLIKKILPNDGPFKGGVLMAFLFSLMETLIKGGLNISVFKIILSKMPLSEYGFAWLVPSIVGMIVGTFIIKTKVPDVEE, encoded by the coding sequence ATGGATAGCAAAGTGATTAAGAAAGGAATAATAGTTGGATTTGCTCTTTTTTCAACTTTTTTTGGAGCAGGGAATTTAATTTTTCCACCTGGAATAGGATTTGCTAGTGGAACAGCATGGATGTCAGGGGCCTTTGGATTATTCTGTTCAGGGATATTGCTTCCAGTAATTGCTGTAATTGCAGTCAATAATTCTGGAGGAAATGTTAAAAATGTTTTAAATCCTATTGCACCTTGGTTTTATAATTTTTTTTATTTGATAATGGTTTTGATGATTGCAATGACTTCAACTATGCCAAAACTAGCAGCAACAACACATGAAATGGGAATTAAAGCACTAACTGACAAGGTACCAATATCAGTAACAATATTTGTATTTTTTATAATTGTATTCTTTATAGCCAGAGATGCTAATTCAGTAGTAGATAAAATTGGAAAATATTTAACACCAGTACTTTTGATTGCATTACTTATAATAGTTGTAGCAGCAGTTATTAAACCAATAGGAACACCAATACCTGCAGGAATAAAAAAACCTTTTGTAGATGCTCTTATAACTGGATACAATACTGGTGATTTAACTTTAGGTTTGATGTGTGCAGCATTATTTTTCAATGCTTTAAAAGATGGAGAAATAAAGAAGGAACAAGTGAATATAGGAATATACATTACAGCTTTGGTTGCTATTGTAGGTTTAACAGTTATCTATATAGGATTATTATATCTAGGGGCAACAGGACATGAATTTGTAACTTCAGATATGTCTATGGCAACAATGCTGATAGTTCTTGTAGAACAACTTCTTGGAAAAGCAGGTTCAGGAGTTCTGGCAATCATTGTTATGCTTGCTTGTTTGACTACTGGGGTAGGAATAGCTACTATTGCAGGAGAATTTGTTGAAGAATTTACAAGAGGAAAAATAAAATATTCAAAATGGCTTATAGTTGTATGTATAGTTGGTGGAGCTTTAGGAATTCTTGGTGTTAATAGAATTGTAGGATATGCTTCTTTTATGTTTGCTGTAATTTATCCAATATGTATAATAATAACTTTTTTAGGTTTAATAAAAAAAATTCTCCCTAATGATGGACCTTTTAAGGGAGGAGTATTAATGGCATTTCTTTTTAGTCTTATGGAAACTTTAATAAAAGGAGGATTGAATATTTCTGTATTTAAAATAATTTTAAGTAAAATGCCTTTATCTGAATATGGATTTGCATGGCTTGTGCCATCAATAGTAGGAATGATAGTAGGAACATTTATAATCAAGACAAAAGTTCCAGATGTAGAAGAATAG